In the genome of Aequorivita sp. H23M31, the window AGGAGGTGGAAATCCTGCCTTTGTTTTTAAAATGGATGTAGATGGCAACCATTTATGGGGTACAAACGGAGTTCAGGTGGGCAGTGGAAATGTTGTTACGGTCTTGCCTTTGACAAATAATCAAGCAATTGTAAGCTGGATGGGTTCTTCTGGAGGAGTGATGCAGAAATTTGACGAAACCGGAGCACCAATATGGGCTGCTGAGAAACCAATAGAGGGAGCAAGTGCTACCGTGCCCGGAAATCTTTTCGAACTTTCTGATGGAAATTATATTGTCGTTTTTCATTCCTTATTGTTCGGGATCAATTCTAATTTATATGCCCAGCGTTATGATAGTGATGGAGACCCGGTTTGGGGAGCTCCAGTTCAGCTTTCAAATAGTGCCACCGCTTTTAACCAATCATATTCAGGTCTTCAGGATGGTAATATAGTTTATATGGGATATTTCGCCTCGCAGGGAACACGTTTTGATTCCTATTTACAAAGAATTAATCCTGATGGAACCTTGCCTTGGGGAATCAATGGGGCTGATTTCGACACGAACCAAACCAATTATGAAATGGAAACCGAAATAGCTTTTGAGGAGGGTTCTGGAAATATTTGGGCAATCGCAACGTATCGTGATCAAAGCCAAAATGAACGCGGAGAATATGTGCAAAAGTTTAATAAAGACTCTGGAGAGGGTTTGTTATCGGAAAATGCAAAAGTGGTATATCCCATTGGAAGTGAGAAATCGCATGCAGGTGAACTTCGATTAAGAAATGGAAATCCTCTTTTTCTAATTGAGGAAGGAAATAATAATGGTGCAATGCCGACAGTTTTAAATGCCGTTTATTTAGATGAAAACGGGGATTTTGGTTGGGATACACAAACAATTCCAATGGCTACTTTTGCTGCAAGCAAGCATAGAATCACCTTTACTAGGGAAGGTAATATGCAAAATGTGGCCATATTTGCTGAAGACAAGGGCGAAGGTTTAAAAATATACGCCCAGAATTTGGTGGATGATACGGTGGGAATAGATGATTATAATACATACTCATTATTCTTCGCTAATCCCGTAAATGATGAAATGCTGATAGATAGTGATTCCGCCATAAATAGAGTTTCAATTTATAATGCTTTAGGACAAGAGGTGTTCGGTTCTAAATACAATGCAGAAAAATCCGTTTCGATAGATACCCAAAGCTGGACTGCGGGCATCTATTTTATGTCTATTTCCACAGAGAATGGAATCCAAAAAGGAATTAAATTAATTAAACAATAGAATTAAGATTCCCAATTTATCTTCGTGGCTTTGCGTCTTTGCCTTAAAAATACCGCTTGCAAAGACGCCAAGTCGCAAAGTACTATTTGAATTTAGTTAGCTTTCTTTAAATCTGGATAGAAGGTAAGATATAATTGTTGGGGTTCGGTTCCTTTTTCCGTCAGGACAATTCCGTGACATTTTCCATCTTCTCCTATTTCAAAACCTATTCCTTCTACTGTAGAGTAGAGTATATAATTATGATCTTCAGAAGTAAAATCTCCTACTTTATTTAGTTTATAGTTAATTTCTATTTCATCTAGAGTACTATCCACAGCCAAATTATCATTAGTTTTATAATCTGGAGATAAAGTGCGTATCGCTTTGATTCTAGAGAAATCTTCCACACCCATTTGGGTAGTTGTGTAAATGCTCAATTGATCTTTTGACCCTTGATGCCAAGTGGCAACCGCTTTTCCCATTGCGGCATCTCCTGAA includes:
- a CDS encoding T9SS type A sorting domain-containing protein; the encoded protein is MKTITSILILLSIFTATAQWTTDTDQNTLVAESGELDVLARGTSDGQTYVVYWKNVPAPTFIELRLQVMDADGNRKFGDDGMLVSDQIPMGSYTVTMSATVDSDDHLYIGATGTGGGNPAFVFKMDVDGNHLWGTNGVQVGSGNVVTVLPLTNNQAIVSWMGSSGGVMQKFDETGAPIWAAEKPIEGASATVPGNLFELSDGNYIVVFHSLLFGINSNLYAQRYDSDGDPVWGAPVQLSNSATAFNQSYSGLQDGNIVYMGYFASQGTRFDSYLQRINPDGTLPWGINGADFDTNQTNYEMETEIAFEEGSGNIWAIATYRDQSQNERGEYVQKFNKDSGEGLLSENAKVVYPIGSEKSHAGELRLRNGNPLFLIEEGNNNGAMPTVLNAVYLDENGDFGWDTQTIPMATFAASKHRITFTREGNMQNVAIFAEDKGEGLKIYAQNLVDDTVGIDDYNTYSLFFANPVNDEMLIDSDSAINRVSIYNALGQEVFGSKYNAEKSVSIDTQSWTAGIYFMSISTENGIQKGIKLIKQ